TGATTGGCGATATTCGCCATATGCAAGTCCCGGAAGACCCCATGGCCGGACCACCATTGAAAGCGGCAGGCCGCGTAATGACCTATCGCAAGATGGGCAAACTCCGCTTTATCGACCTTGCAGATCGCACCGGCCGAATTCAGTTGATGATCGGACAGAAACAGGTTGATGAAACCAGTTGGAAGCTGGTTGATCTCATCGATCTGGGTGATCTGATTGGAGTCACTGGTCGCCTCGGAAAAACCAAGGTAGGCGAGCTCACCTTGTTTGTTGAGCAACTGCATTATCAAGGCAAATCACTGTTGCCTCATCCTGATAAATGGTCAGGCATTGAAGATCAGGAGTTTGCGTTACGGCATCGCTATCTGGATTACATCTACACGCCGGAGTTGCGATCCAAGGCGGAAAAACGCCTGAAAATCATGAATGGCATACGACAGTTTCTTGAAGCTGAAGGCTACTTTGAAGTGGAAACCCCAGTTCTCCACAATATTGCAGGTGGCGCCGCCGCCAAGCCGTTTGAAACACATCATAACGCGCTGGATATTCCCCTGTTTCTTCGTATCGCGTTGGAATTGCCTTTGAAGAAACTCCTGGTAGCCGGGTTTGACAAAGTTTACGAAATGAGTCGAGTTTTTCGTAATGAAGGCATCAGCCCCAAGCATAATCCAGAATTCACCATGATGGAGTTGTATCAGGCGTACGGCAACTATGAGTCCATGATGGATCTTACTGAACGCCTCGTGGTGAAACTGGTGGAATCAACCACCAGCACGCCAGGCGAGTATGTATTGCCTTACGCAGAGCGTGCCATCGATTTCAAACCACCATTCCAACGACAAAAGTACGGAGATTTGTTCCTGACTCACGTTGGCGTAGACATGCGTGATGCAACAGCTGTGAACGACGCTGCCCGCAAACGGGGAATCGATACGACAGGGAAAGATCATGCTGTGCTGATTCACCTGCTGTTCGAGATTGTAGTAGAACCAGCGCTGGCTCAGATTTATCAACCTGTTTTCGTTTATGACTATCCAGCGGCATTGTGTCCACTTACGAAGCGTAAGTGGCACGACCCGTTCATCGCAGAGCGTTTTGAGTGTTATGTACTGGGTATGGAAATCGCCAATGCTTACACGGAATTGAACGATCCGGAAACGCAGGAAGCGACTTTCCGCTCTCAACTCAGCGGACTGAAAGAAGAAGATTCGATGGCCAAGCTCGACATGGATTTCGTGACAGCCTTACGCTACGGTATGCCACCAGCCGGCGGTTTGGGAATTGGCATTGACCGACTGTGCATGCTGCTGACAAACAGCCAAACGATTCGAGATGTGATACTGTTTCCACTCTTGCGACCCGGGAAGTAAACATTAAGAAACTGCAGATGAATATCATGCTGCAAGCAACATGTCATAGCTTTCTCACCCGGTAACCAAAGGACTCATAGTATTCCAACTAATGAGTTTAAACCATGAGCCAGATTCGTTCACGCGATTGATCACGTCTTGTTCAATCCATTAAAAACAAGGCAATACAGGTGCGTCGTTTTAATCAACCGAAGAGCGTGTCGTTTAT
This portion of the Planctomycetia bacterium genome encodes:
- the lysS gene encoding lysine--tRNA ligase, coding for MESLEVARRTKLEQITALGIDPWGSRFDGRTMIGDIRHMQVPEDPMAGPPLKAAGRVMTYRKMGKLRFIDLADRTGRIQLMIGQKQVDETSWKLVDLIDLGDLIGVTGRLGKTKVGELTLFVEQLHYQGKSLLPHPDKWSGIEDQEFALRHRYLDYIYTPELRSKAEKRLKIMNGIRQFLEAEGYFEVETPVLHNIAGGAAAKPFETHHNALDIPLFLRIALELPLKKLLVAGFDKVYEMSRVFRNEGISPKHNPEFTMMELYQAYGNYESMMDLTERLVVKLVESTTSTPGEYVLPYAERAIDFKPPFQRQKYGDLFLTHVGVDMRDATAVNDAARKRGIDTTGKDHAVLIHLLFEIVVEPALAQIYQPVFVYDYPAALCPLTKRKWHDPFIAERFECYVLGMEIANAYTELNDPETQEATFRSQLSGLKEEDSMAKLDMDFVTALRYGMPPAGGLGIGIDRLCMLLTNSQTIRDVILFPLLRPGK